Within the Chlorocebus sabaeus isolate Y175 chromosome 19, mChlSab1.0.hap1, whole genome shotgun sequence genome, the region aaaattaaccgggtgtggtggcagatgcctgtaatcccagctactcaggaggctgaggcaggagaatcacttgaacccgggggacagaggttgcagtgagttgagattgcaccattgcactccagcctgggggacaagagcgagagttcgtctcaaacaaaaaaaaaaaggcaaaaccccCGGAAAAaccaagaataataataataataaagggtttGGACAGGTTCAGCAGTCACACTGGGATGGAGACAGGTTTTACACTGAGGAAGAGATGATCAACTGGGCCTGGGCTGGCAGCTCCTGGTCATCCTCAGGTTCACAGTGAAACACAATCATAGACCAACATTCTTTAATCACAAAGGCACTTGAGGACCCCTACAAACCCAAAGTCTCTGCCAAGAGTGGCCCTGCAGACACCCCACCTGCCACcttctatccacccatccatccatcccacaCTCAGAGTTCATCGTGACCTGCAGAGGGCTCCACACTAGGCTTGATGAAGATGCCTTCCATGGCCTTCCACGTATTGTGCGTGTTGGCACTGGGCATGCCGTGGACCTCATGCTGCCCACGGATGGGGCTTCCATACTGCTCACCCGTGACTGACAGGAACACAGAGGTGCCCACGTGCTGGAAGCGCACAGCAGCCTCACGCTCCCAGTGCTGTCCAGAGCAGCGCACTGTCCACAGGTCCAGGTCGTCACCCTCGCCGTCTTCCCCAAAGGCACTCACCTCCTATAGGTGCAGAGGGTGAGGGGACAGTGGTCACCACAGAAGGCAGCATTCGCACCTACACTGAGCCTAGGATCCTTCCCTGCCCTTCCCGGAGACTCAGCTCCCACAGCTGCAAAAGGTGACACCATGACCCGCCCGCGCAACCTCTGGCACTCCCTCCCCAGCATGGGCTCttcagacacatgcacacaccattGCATCTGTCTGTGCAGAGACCACTGGTCCCCACAGAGCTAAGGCCTCCTCCTCCACATTCTCCCAGTCCTAACCCCTCTGACCTACCTTCAGCCCCTCAGGCTAGCAGTCAAGCTGTCTATCTAtctcaaacattttcttccaccaACTCTCCAAGGGCACCCACTGTTCCATCCCAATCCCCTGAATTCCACTGACCTCcatgcattggtgcaatctcttCTGCTGGCCTGGGAGGTCCTTCTTTTCCCTTTGTGGCTTGGAGGACTCCTAATCATCCTTTCAGACCCAGCCTGACTTCCTCCTCCCCAGTGGAGTTTCCTATTCCCCACCCTCAAGGCTGTGTGGATTCTCCTCCTGGGTCCCACTTGCCCCCAGAGGAAGAGGTATCCAGGAGGATCTCTTCGGATCTCTCTCCCATCGGTCTCCCTGCCGGGCCGGGAGCACCTGGGGGCAGGATCTTGGCAGAGTTACTCTGTTCCCCCCCGAGGGGGTGCTCAATAACCATCTCTGAAGTGAAATTTCCATTTCACGAAGAAGCTGAGGCTCGGATTGGAACCCAGGATCTCTGGCCCCTCACACAGGCCAGGAATCTCTCTGGGGGCTCCGGGAGGGGCTCACCTGGTTGTTGGACAGCGGTGACGGGAAGTGGTGCGTGTGTAGGTTCTTGCCTGTAAGCACATGCGTGAGCCGCACTGCCTGCCCGCAGCGCACCGGGGACCCACGCGGGCACCCGCCTTCCGAACCGCCGCGGATCCGCCAGTAGCTATTGGCGTCGTCCGACGCCTCCACGCCGGTCACCGATTGCTGGCCGCTGCCTGAGGAGTGACACCCCACCCACCCAGGGTCTCCGTCAATCGCAGAACCCCGGACCCTCGCCCTGGGACCATAACATTTCCCAGGGGACCCCAAGGGGCTCACCCCTAGCCCCGGCCCCCGTCTGACACCCCCCTCAGTCTTTGGGCCTGCAGTTCCCCGACGACCGTCCCCACCCTCAATATCCTCGACACCCTCAAAGCCTTGCGCCCCTCGACCCCCCAACGACTCTAGAGCCTCCGCCGCCCGGCTTCGAGACGGCCCACAGACCCCCACGACCACCCTGTCTCCACACTCCCAACCCCAAGCCCCCGATCCCCGCGCTCTCCCAGTCGCAGGTCACACGCACCGGATCCGTATTTGATGTCGTGCGAGTGCAGCCGCACCCGGTGGTGCGTATTGAGCAGCTTCAGCACCGACCCGCAGGTCACGAACCCCACGCCAGTCTTGGCGGCACCACCGCCCGGCACTGAGAGCGCCAGCAGCAGCCCCAACAGCACCGGCCCGGCAGACCCGCCGCAGCCCGCGCTCCACATCGCCCCGGCCAGGCTCCAGCCGCTCGGGCCCTTCGGCCGCTTCCGTCCTCGCCGCGGCCCAATCCAGTTCTGACAGCGCCCGCTCGCGGCAGCCAATGGTCTGCCCGCGCGGCACTCCGCTTGCACTGCCATTGGGTCATTGAGGAGAGGGCCCGCCCCCGGCTCGCTAGAGCAGTAGCTGGGCGGGGACTGGAGACACGAGGAGGGTTTTGATTGGTACACGCTTCCGAGGACTTCCCAATGAGTGTCCAGGGAAGGGCGGCTGAGTAGCCAAGCGGCGGAAAATGAGCGGGAGCACTTGGTGAGGACGCCGAGTCCGAGCCCCGCAGCCGCTGAGTGCCTGGATACCAGCTCAGGATCCTAGGACCCTGCCGGCACGTGTTCACGACGCCCCTTGATCCTGGACTCCTGGGCACTCAGTAATTAGTCTCTCCCCTCAGAACCTGGGACCACAACTGCAGGGTCTTGAGGCTGTTGGATCACTAGATTTTGTGGTCACAAAGTCGACAGATCCCAGAATCACTGAATCGTCTGGTCCTTCAGTCCCTGGACCCCGAGATTAATGAAACCCCCAGTCATTCGGCCCTAG harbors:
- the SDF2L1 gene encoding stromal cell-derived factor 2-like protein 1, yielding MWSAGCGGSAGPVLLGLLLALSVPGGGAAKTGVGFVTCGSVLKLLNTHHRVRLHSHDIKYGSGSGQQSVTGVEASDDANSYWRIRGGSEGGCPRGSPVRCGQAVRLTHVLTGKNLHTHHFPSPLSNNQEVSAFGEDGEGDDLDLWTVRCSGQHWEREAAVRFQHVGTSVFLSVTGEQYGSPIRGQHEVHGMPSANTHNTWKAMEGIFIKPSVEPSAGHDEL